The DNA window aaatattcaatacaagattacgGAATGTCGATATAAAAAGATAGCATCCTATGTATACTCACAAATGGGTGTGTAATGTAGTGGTTACGTAGGTTTTAAGATGTCCTCCTCTATTAGTCGATTTACAGGCGGGTATGCCGACCGCCTCTATGAATGGCCATTAACAGAGATCATTTGACAGAGGCAGTCGGGCTCCTCGTCTCTGTTAATGAAAATACCCACGTCTGAAAATGCTTCCTGTTGCAGTGTAAGATTAATAAGGTCCTATTATGTTTTTTTTCGAATCTGATCATATTATGTTAGGATCAGTTTCAACAATATCTTCAAACATGTGTTGCATCCCAAAAAAAACTCGTTTAGTAGCCAAAGGCAAGCCTAGGAAGGTTATAGAACCGTTAATGCGTGCAAATAATGGCTTCTCTTGCCCATTGGGAGAGCGGGACATATAGGGATCGAGGAAAAGCTACAGAGGAGGTGTGTTGACGGGGACAGCCGCGAATCCATGGCTAGACTAGGAGGACAGACAATATGGCATGTGGGTGAGGAAGGAGGGGGCAGAATGTCCAATCGGCATGAAAATGAGCAATCCAGTTGATGACACTGTGTCCAATCGGCATGATGCATTCAGGGCCTGTTTagaatccaaaaaattttgcgcagtacccgtcacatcgaatcttgcggcacatgcatggagtactaaatgtagacgaaaaaaaaaactaattacacagttggtcgagaaatcgcgagacgaaacttttgaacctaattagtctataattagacactaattaccaaatacaaacgaaatgctacagtgagccaaaatccaaaaaaatttggatctaaacgggcccTCAGTGGACTGTGTAATATAATCTACTGTACCTCAGTGCATGCACACCACATGTGTTAGTCAACTATTCAACTACGTTGTACTCCCTCAGTCTCTAAATAACTGTCGTTTTTTTATTTGCATGCTGTAAGTTTGATtagatttatataaaaaaaatatacagtatttatatctctaaataaatttattttaaaaataaagttaacgatctatctaatgatattaattatgtactataaataaatatttttttatataaaattagtcaaagttatttctcagGAAACGAAAATGATAGTTATTTAGAGACTGAGGGAGTAATAAACTGAGCTTACCGTACCAGGTTGTAGTTTTTAAGGCCATTTATAGGATAGGACGCGTACCTTGCACACGGACGTCAGTCTGTGGTGTCACTTTGTGTCCTCCTACGCGACTTGCCATGTCAGCTAAGCATGCCCAGCTCATTACAGTCGTCGCATGCACTACGTAGAATATGATTTTTAGGAGCGGTTTTAGAGGCTCTGTAGGGCGGTTTGTTCAGCcgtccctacgcaagggtctttacaaatcatgtatttgtagggacaGTTTACAGACCGCTCCTATAAATTGATTTATAGggacggttggtactgtagccgtccctacaaattgatttataaGGGCGATCtgggaacaccagccgcccctacaaatcgatttgtagggacggctatagtaccaaccgcccctacaaatcatttttctgccaaaaaaaattaaatttacaactcaaattcgaccagaacatatatttttcatgcacaactccatcatgacttatcttcttcTGCGATTGTACTGAAACTCAATGACAATACGTATTTATTTATACCAGATTATAACAAATATTCCATGACAATACACGGTGCAAATTATTGTGCTTGCTGTTCATTTAAACTATGAGACTGCACATAGGTATATGAAAAGTAATGTGAAAACCAATTTTCGCTCGATGCAAGTAACACAAGAGAGAACAAGACACACCGCAGCAATTCTTGAGATGTACAAGACAATGACTCAGTAAGCCTAATTGTCTCCACCTGCATAAACAGCAGCACCAGATGAGATGACATATTGCTTGTGTACAGGCTGCAAACACTAACCACAAATGGAAAGCAAAGCCtttctttttttctcgaacacaaaGCCTTTCTTTTGAACGAAAGAAAATGGAAAGCAAATTACCGGTCCAATGGAAGTTCCACCTAGCAGAAGTCCTGATAGGCACGAGGATTGTGCAAGGAGGCACAGCTTATCAACCATTAACTTGTTCAGTTTTATACCAGTCAGGCTTAGTTCTGAAAACCTGCAACGACAACATGCATGGCTGGTCTATACTTGCCAACACCTTAGTATCTATCAACAGATATGGACAGTTTCTGCTAACCTTGTGAGAGACGCAAGTTTGGATAGAAGGTTAAGCATTGTATTGCTAGAAATTGGGTTGTTCTTTCCTGTCGAGGGTACGGAATTTTTGAGCGTTTGTAAATGGACATTGCTAATATACAAATCAGAAGAGAAGTAGGCCGTCATGAAAACAAGAACTACCTAATGAGAGATGTGAAAGGACAGACTCTTCATGAAGTGCATCTGTCATCTTCTGAACACTTCTTGACGTGATAGAACACTGCTCGACATTCAAGCTATAAAGTGCTGTAAACAAAGCAAATACATAACATACAGTAAGCAAAATTAAATGTCTCCTTCCAAAAAAAAGGCTTACGGCAGTCAATGAAACACAACAATAAAAATCAGGTTACCACATGCTAGAATGATTTTCCTCATCTTTTTTAAACAGGACACATGAGCCAAATGTGCAGAAGCTGAATGCAGAATTTCAAGCAAAAATCCCGATGGGGTGATAGGAGTATCATATTATTTCACTTTGACAGATAAGTTTCTGGGATTGTAAAAACCTGAAATAAAGCAGTTGGACCCAATCGATTACAATGTAAATCCAGCTGCTAGCTACACTTGCTAGTGATGTACAGAGCCTAAAGAGATAAACTAGCAGCTGTACAGAGCCTAAATAGAAAAAGCCAGGCTCGAGCTGTTGCTGCTGAAAAAGACAGTAGGGAAACCCATCAAAAAAGAACATACTGTTGCTGAAACTACAAAGTTACACTAAAATGCCTTTCTTGTCGAACTGATATTGCTAAACAGAGATAAGCCACTCACATTACTGATATTGCTGAATAGAGATAAGCCACTCACATTACTACCCTGCAGTTGCAGTGCTTTGGTGCTGCACTTGCCAACGGGATTCGCCAGCCCCACACTTGCTGTTGTGATGCCGCACTTGCAGTCTCCCTAGAAGTGCTAACGTAACTTAATTATTATGTGACGTAAACCAAAACTGATAGCAAGTAGAATGCCATGCTAATTAACCGAAAAGCaaggaaaaaataaaaacaaagaatGCGAGGCAACTGATTACTCAAATCATGCATGAGCTAGCATGGACACCTTGTAACTAGCTTCATCTAATTCATTAACTACGTACTGCACTACTGAGTTGCAACTTGCGAGTACTTGGTTCTGCAGCCGATTGCACTTGTCATTCAACAAACTAGACTAGATAAGTATGGAACAATTCAACAACCGATAGTACATGATACAGTTGTGTATACAGCAAAAACAGTATCATTTGTTCATCTGAAACTTGGTTCAAAAACATATTCTGTGATCCACCAAATTAATCAAGCTATAAGGCACAACAGACAATCCACAAAATGCTTTGCCTACTACATTCAATCGACATCTAGTAGACTATCTAAGTATttttggtgctttccaattagcCTGATAAGCTGAATCCCTAGTAAAATTTTACGAAACCCTAGTCAAATTTTACACATTACAATTCCAGATCTGTGCTGATCCAAAGCATTCCCCATCAATTCAATCGTTCATTCTACTATGTACGCATGGAGTTATCAGATTTTTAGCAAAAGAAAAAGGAGAGGGAGGGTGAACAACTCCAGGTCGCCGCGTTGTCCCTCCCCTACTTCCGCAGCTGTGAAACCCGAACAAGCAGATCAGAAAGCGAATGGAACGCAATCGAATCAAAGGATAAGGATAAGATGAGGGATTGTGTGAGCTCACATCGGACTCCTGGATGATCCTCCTGGCCTCGTGGAGGACGGATGGGGAGACGAAGACCCCTCCAGAACCCTAACTTCGGCCCCGCCGCCGCCTTGGGCGCTGCCtcggcctccacctcctccacggtGCCGTATCCAGCGCCACCGCCCGCGCTAGTGCCGCATCCAGCACCGCCTCCGCTGTCGCATTCCACACTAGAGGATTGGGAGAAGTACGGGCTGAGAGAGGGTTTGGCAAGGGGATAAGCGGAGAGAAGAAGGGgacggcggcgccgccgccaccctCCACCGTGCGCTGCCGCCCCTCCTCCACTATAGCGGGGGTGAGGGAGAAGATGCGCGAGATCCGCTACGACCTCACCCCACGCACTGCTGCTGCCTCGCCCTCCTCCACTGTGCGTTGCTGCCGCCACTCACCCCCTTATGCTCCTCCTCACAGATCCGGCAGAGGGAGAGTGGGCCGCTCCTCCTCACAGATCCAGAAGAGGAAGAGTCCGAGAGAGCCAGGACCAAGGGAGGGAGAGATCGAGAGGCAAGAGAGAGACGGGGGAGGGAGGAACCGATCAAGATTTGGGAGCCGCAGCCTCTCCACCGCGCGGGAGAGGAGCCGTAGACCGAGAGTGCTGGCGCCCACACCACATGGTGTCGGATGGGGACTCAGTGGGGGGACGGCGGCGGAGACGTGGAGGCGCGGCTTCCCGACGGCGTCGGGAGGCATCGGGAGGTGGCCGGGGGGCAGGGGCGGCGGGGAGGGGCGGCATGGGGGAGAGACGGAGGGgctcggaggagagggagagcgagggagagagagagggagtcgagacggagagagagagaggagggagcagATATTTTGGATGGATACTGACAGTACGTGGGGGATTTGtatgggcggctcaatcaccagccgcaccTACAAATAGAAACACTGGGGGCAGCTAGTgagtgagtcgcccctacaaattttacccatttgtaggggcggctcgtatcaccagccgcccctgctgtttcatttgtaggggtggctggtctcGTGGATTCcaagcacgtcactgtaggggcggctccatcatcagccgcccctaaaaaaaatttatcccgttgctacaaaccgtttttcacgtagtgatgTATGCTTGCCTGAAGGCAGCATATGTATAGATGTATATATATAGGGGATTGATCGGAGTCTGTCCGGGAGCCCAGGGAATCTGTCCGAGAACAGCTCCTACTCCCAATCTCCCATGGCGAGGCGTCTGCTAGTTGTGGCGGttgtggcggtggtggtgctTGCGCTGTCATGCGGCGCGTGGAGTCCTTGGCGCCAGTGCCTAAGCGACCCAAGCCAAAGGGAGGTGGGGGCGAGATTGGGAGTATAAACGTGGTTCAATTATTAGTTGCATATATAAATAAAGGGAGATGGGAATTATTAGttgcatatataaatatatgtaacAATGAATTTGCAATGATGTTATTGACGTTGATTCTGGCCAACACACTGGTTGGAGCTATATCGTCCGAGATCGCACACGGTCTAGATATATACGTGGCGAATGTAGGTTTAAACGGTGAGGCCAACCGGTGGGTAGATGAGGCCGATTAGACACTTGTTCTTCGCGTAAAACACCCACAAACGTCTCACGAAAAGACCCGTCCGGAAGACGCACGATGTGGGTATCTTAAGATCGTCAAGATCACCTAGAACATCCGCAAATCTCATTGAGAGAAGTGCTACATAGCAAGAAGGTTTGAAGAGCTTGAGATAGAAGTCAAAGAGTAAAGGTAGATGTGTTTTTCACGATTAAATGGATGGATCTATCAATTGGACGTGATCCTCTCTTTATAGGACACAAGTTTCACATGAGATTAGATGAGtttccaaaaagaaaaaaaactagaTTTGGATCAGACTGCCAAAACGGGCTTAAGCCGGTTTCCAAAACCGCCGTACTCCGGTTTGTACAGTACAGAATGGTGAAGTCATATTTTGCGAATTTTACCTAAATTCATTCTAATTcaatcttttattttttttcttgtttgcaCGTGTTTTTCAATCCTTTTTCAACTCACCGATCATATTTTGGTTGACATTGGATCTATTAGCTTCGGTTCATCCAATTAGATAGGTCTTGTTAATTATTACTCTATATTATTTCAAGGGAAACTCAAGGCACGCACATGtagtacatgcatgcatggacatGGCCAAACGAGACCTGAATTCAATTTGATAAATGTATTTGTGAAATAAGAGACGGCCAGATTTCATTGGTGTAATGTCGTATGCGTACGTACATGATGTATTCAGTAGACTGCAGTGTAACCTAATCTACCTCAGGGCATGCATgcacaccatatatatatatatatatatatatagagagagagaactactaccctatagctggctacaaaataacttattctgtagccactttgagttacgataattactatgttaatttacaagattatagtaacttcttaataagtggtttactataacgttatggtaaatatccccatgtattatagtaacccaactatcgtaaatatgtattgacattattgtaaattagtatataaaattatcgtaaatggaggtggctacagaataacttattttatagctggctactgaatatactctccctctatatatatatatatatatatatatatatatatatatatatatatatatatatatatatatatatatatatatatatatatatatatatatatatatatatatatatatatatatatatatttccgaAGGTGTATCCACGTGAGATTAAGAAAGGGAGTAGCTAATGGGAGTAGAATTttttttccatatatatatatatgtatgtatgtatatataataTACACACACGACGCGTAATATGCACACGTACGATGTACGAACGTCAGTTTTGTGGTGTCACTTTTGTGTCCTCCTACGCGACTTGACATGTAATCTAAAGCTAGCCGAGCATGCACACATACAGCTCGTCAAAGTCGCATgcatgcattttttttttgaGCCTTTTACTTGTGAACCATTATAAATGATCGCAATTCTTTCTGCGCCACGAAAAAAGTTTGTCGGACTTTAGCACCATCGCTCTAAACTTTTTTGTCCTCCATGTCACTACCGTTAGATTTTGCACTAACAGTGACAaattgcaggtgtgaaaagtcaaaaatattcttaggcctaaatatgtcaataatttttttagcatcttaacgacttcaaataaaaagactcaaaactagaaagatgTAGATttcgtcgagatctacaatttctatataaaaaatattttcatttaatttcatacaaaaaaatatgatttgatatgattaatatgtaTTAGAAAAAACATATATTTTTTGTACGAAATTAAAAAAAGATAATTTATATAAGAAAATTATAAATCTCAACGAGATCTACagctttatagttttgagtttttccatttcaagtcgttaagatgctcaaaaaaagattaatgatatatttagatctaagggtatttttgacttatcacacctgcagtttgacaccGTTGGTGCCAAATATGACGGAAGTGGCGTGGAGAATAAAAaaggagcagtggcgctgaagtgTGACAAACTCTTTTAGTGGCGCGAGGGACttgcgatcttttataatggctaaCAGGtaaaaggtttttttttttgtctccagGCAGAGTAGTATATAAAAGGGATGGGAGCGTATCCTAGAGCACAGAAGCCCATACAGTTCCTACTCCCATGGCGAGGATTCTACATCGGGCGCTGCTAGTGGTGGCGGCGATGTCGATTGCGCTGGCTTGCCTCGTGGCCTCATCGCCGgcaccagcgccgccgccgccgacgctgcCGGTGCCCAAGCATCCCAGGCCTCGTCAGCTACGTGGGAAATTTGGCATATTCATCACCATCAACATCCATTTTAAGCGCGACTACAAGGTCTCGTGCAAAGAGAAAGGCGGCCCGGACTGCTACGTCGGCTGCCCCAAGGAATGCCCTTACAAATGCATCGCCTCCTGCACCCACTGCCGCAGCTTTTGCAGTACGTTTGTTACATATATAAATCTAACATGACAATGAATTTggtatatatgtatgtgtatacACACACAAAACTAATTAGATCtctctctattttaaattataagtcatttggCTGGTTAGATATAGAACATTATTCTACCTCAGGctgtgtatatgtatatatataaagtctagatacatagtttgtATTGCGTGTGAAAAAAAAGCTAGAATGACTTTAGTTTGGAAGAGAGGGAGTACTGTATAttatggaaaagcagaatgcatGCGTATGTGCATGCATGGACACATGATACAACGAGACCAGAATGCACGCACACTTGCACGAACTCACATGCGTCGTGTGTTGTATGTAGTGTGTGACTTCTTCCCCGGCACCTCATGCGGCGACCCGCGCTTCACCGGCGGTGACGGCAACACCTTCTACTTCCACGGCCACAAGGACCAGAGCTTCTGCATCCTCTCCGACGCCGGCCTCCACATCAACGCGCACTTCATCGGCAACCACAACCCGGAGCTGAGGCGCGACTTCACGTGGGTGCAGGCGCTGGGCATCACGTTCGGCGGCGGCCACCGCCTCTACATCGGCGCCCGGAAGGCCGTGCGgtgggacgaggacgaggaccacGTCGTGGTCGCCCTGGACGGCGAGCCCGTCGACGTCGCCGCGGTCAGGGACGCACGCTGGCTGTCCAGGACCCTACCGGGGCTGTCGGTCACGCGCACCGACGCCGCCGTCAACAGCGTCCTCGTCCAGCTCGATGGCGTGTTGGCCATCTCGGCCAACGCCGTGCCCGTCACCGACGAGGACGACAGGGTGCACAAGTACGACAGGACCGACAGGGACAGCCTGGTGCACCTCGACCTCGGTTTCCGGTTCCATAACCTCACCGTGGACGTCGACGGCGTGCTCGGGCAGACCTACGGCCCCAGATACGTGAGCAGGCTGGACATCGGCGCCAAGATGCCAGTCATGGGCGGCGCGCACAAGTACCTCTCGTCGGGC is part of the Miscanthus floridulus cultivar M001 chromosome 9, ASM1932011v1, whole genome shotgun sequence genome and encodes:
- the LOC136481032 gene encoding uncharacterized protein, whose protein sequence is MARILHRALLVVAAMSIALACLVASSPAPAPPPPTLPVPKHPRPRQLRGKFGIFITINIHFKRDYKVSCKEKGGPDCYVGCPKECPYKCIASCTHCRSFCMCDFFPGTSCGDPRFTGGDGNTFYFHGHKDQSFCILSDAGLHINAHFIGNHNPELRRDFTWVQALGITFGGGHRLYIGARKAVRWDEDEDHVVVALDGEPVDVAAVRDARWLSRTLPGLSVTRTDAAVNSVLVQLDGVLAISANAVPVTDEDDRVHKYDRTDRDSLVHLDLGFRFHNLTVDVDGVLGQTYGPRYVSRLDIGAKMPVMGGAHKYLSSGLFSTDCAVSKFQHGGGGVTAFVS